In one window of Tenacibaculum mesophilum DNA:
- a CDS encoding phage tail sheath C-terminal domain-containing protein: MSAYKTPGVYVEEIVKFPPSVAQVETAIPAFIGYTEKATRKVKGDLKGTPTRISSMLEYEMYFGVAKAETGIEVTVEDGKVSVEAPNSAEKSPFLMYYSLQLYFANGGGPCYITSVGRYGESNLLDGSDSQVTAITSDSDFNDGLAEVRKVDEVTLIVFPDATALTDDTTFYSLYNSALTQCNELQDRFTIIDTRTYDTIDASFPNVGILRDRISSDKNYLKYGAAYYPFIKTILDYSYDESSTNVTISTALPRNIQAEAQLIATGIDTTDLSTFLTEIVAISTTVDNLSGPDENTDAVAEVPNIVARINSIKNYLSNLEVELNKALNLARTDGAAVAEANALDTWITNEIETLQLELNKVKDRLNDDDSKITVFNEISETTTNNPSLQRALGIHNDSTDSIVDKINTLIASGELDDLITNLPTSSGSATVKALDVIKTEDDALYNQIKAEISNLPLILPPSSAIAGVYARVDSDRGVWKAPANVSLNYVIEPTVNISHEAQRDLNVDTVAGKSINAIRSFVGKGNLVWGARTLAGNDNEWRYVSVRRFFNMAEESIKKATEQFVFEPNDKNTWVRVKAMIDNFLTQQWRAGALAGPTPEKAFYVSVGLGETMTAQDVLEGNMIIEIGMAVVRPAEFIILKFSHKMQEA; the protein is encoded by the coding sequence ATGTCAGCGTACAAAACACCAGGAGTCTACGTAGAGGAAATTGTAAAGTTTCCGCCTTCGGTAGCTCAAGTAGAAACAGCAATTCCAGCTTTTATAGGTTATACTGAAAAGGCAACCAGAAAAGTAAAAGGAGATTTAAAAGGAACACCTACACGAATCAGCTCTATGTTAGAGTATGAAATGTACTTTGGTGTGGCAAAAGCAGAAACAGGCATTGAAGTAACTGTAGAAGATGGAAAAGTGTCTGTAGAAGCTCCAAATAGTGCAGAAAAGTCACCTTTTTTAATGTACTATAGTTTACAATTATACTTTGCCAATGGAGGTGGTCCTTGCTATATTACTTCTGTAGGTAGGTATGGTGAATCAAACTTATTAGATGGTAGCGATTCGCAAGTAACAGCCATTACTTCCGATTCAGATTTTAATGATGGATTAGCTGAAGTAAGAAAAGTAGATGAAGTAACTTTAATAGTGTTTCCTGATGCAACTGCATTAACAGATGACACCACTTTTTACAGCCTATATAACTCAGCGTTAACGCAATGTAATGAATTACAAGACCGTTTTACAATTATAGATACTAGAACTTATGATACTATAGACGCTTCTTTTCCAAACGTAGGCATTTTAAGAGATAGAATAAGTTCAGACAAAAATTATCTTAAATATGGAGCCGCTTATTATCCATTTATAAAAACTATTCTAGATTATAGTTATGATGAATCTTCTACAAATGTTACAATAAGTACAGCGTTACCCAGAAATATTCAAGCAGAAGCTCAGTTGATTGCAACAGGAATAGATACGACCGATTTATCTACTTTTTTAACAGAGATTGTAGCAATATCTACTACTGTTGATAATCTGTCTGGGCCCGATGAAAATACAGATGCAGTTGCCGAAGTTCCTAATATAGTAGCAAGAATTAATAGCATTAAAAACTACTTAAGCAACTTAGAAGTTGAGTTGAACAAAGCATTAAATTTGGCAAGAACAGATGGTGCTGCAGTTGCTGAAGCAAATGCTTTAGACACTTGGATAACTAATGAGATCGAAACATTACAGCTAGAATTAAATAAAGTGAAGGATCGTCTGAATGACGATGATTCTAAAATTACAGTTTTCAATGAAATCTCAGAAACTACAACAAACAATCCTTCTTTACAGAGAGCTCTTGGAATTCATAATGACTCTACAGACTCTATCGTAGATAAAATTAACACATTAATAGCTTCAGGAGAGCTTGATGATTTAATAACAAACTTACCTACATCTAGTGGAAGTGCCACAGTAAAGGCGTTAGATGTTATAAAAACTGAAGATGATGCTCTTTATAATCAAATAAAAGCTGAAATATCCAACCTACCATTAATATTACCTCCAAGTAGTGCCATAGCAGGTGTTTATGCAAGAGTTGATTCTGATAGAGGTGTATGGAAAGCACCAGCTAATGTAAGTTTAAATTATGTAATTGAGCCAACCGTTAACATTTCTCACGAAGCACAAAGGGACTTGAATGTAGATACAGTAGCAGGTAAATCAATAAATGCAATTCGATCTTTTGTAGGTAAAGGAAATCTAGTATGGGGAGCAAGAACTCTTGCAGGAAACGACAACGAATGGAGATATGTATCTGTAAGACGTTTCTTCAACATGGCAGAAGAGTCAATAAAAAAAGCAACAGAACAATTTGTTTTTGAACCTAATGATAAAAACACTTGGGTACGTGTAAAAGCAATGATTGATAATTTCTTAACACAACAATGGAGAGCAGGAGCACTTGCAGGTCCTACGCCAGAAAAAGCATTTTATGTAAGTGTTGGTTTAGGAGAAACCATGACAGCTCAAGATGTTTTAGAAGGAAATATGATCATAGAAATAGGTATGGCAGTAGTACGTCCAGCTGAATTTATCATCCTTAAATTCTCTCACAAAATGCAAGAAGCATAA
- a CDS encoding DUF4255 domain-containing protein, producing the protein MIFEILQIITEELNDYFDEKAVDLSNIAMADGDGNSPANTPDISLTLINTQEEFALKNTSNNRVEGTTVSYRNPKVYLNLYVLFSVDKSSYAESLKSLTKILAFFQGKKVFTHQNTNFEGIDGLGDLKTFKFITQLYTPSFEELNYIWGTLGGKQYPSVLYKITLLEIERDVVTNEGTVVSGIEQQSIIKN; encoded by the coding sequence ATGATTTTTGAAATATTACAAATCATTACCGAAGAATTAAATGATTATTTCGATGAAAAAGCTGTAGACCTATCAAATATAGCTATGGCGGACGGAGATGGAAATTCCCCAGCAAACACTCCAGATATTTCATTAACATTAATCAATACACAAGAAGAATTTGCGCTAAAAAATACTTCTAACAATCGTGTAGAAGGAACTACAGTTAGTTACAGAAACCCAAAAGTATATTTAAACCTTTATGTTTTATTCAGTGTAGATAAATCCAGTTATGCTGAATCTTTAAAGAGTTTAACAAAAATATTAGCCTTTTTTCAGGGGAAAAAAGTATTCACACATCAAAACACCAACTTTGAAGGTATAGATGGATTAGGAGACCTAAAGACGTTTAAATTTATTACTCAACTATATACACCTTCTTTTGAAGAGTTAAATTATATATGGGGAACTCTAGGAGGTAAGCAGTACCCATCTGTACTTTACAAAATAACATTACTAGAAATAGAAAGGGATGTTGTGACTAATGAAGGAACAGTAGTCTCAGGTATTGAACAACAATCAATAATTAAAAATTAA
- the gldA gene encoding gliding motility-associated ABC transporter ATP-binding subunit GldA, with translation MSIELTSIIKRYGTQKAVNNISFSAKKGEIVGFLGPNGAGKSTTMKILTGFIQPSEGTVLVSGIDVISNPIDAQKKIGYLPEHNPLYLDMYVREYLQFQASLHNVEKSKINETIEKVGLTIEAHKKINQLSKGYRQRVGLAAAILHNPEVLILDEPTTGLDPNQLVDIRELIKELGKDKTVLLSTHIMQEVEAMCDRVIIINKGEIVINKLISELKTDNEQVIKVTFDYKLEEQFIKRLPNIISYKNTLENNWILVFNSVDDMRPVIFDFAQENGLKILGLNTENKNLESLFRELTQ, from the coding sequence ATGTCGATAGAACTTACCTCAATAATAAAAAGATACGGAACACAAAAGGCGGTTAATAATATTTCTTTTTCAGCAAAAAAAGGAGAAATAGTAGGGTTTTTAGGCCCCAATGGAGCGGGCAAATCTACAACAATGAAAATCTTAACAGGATTTATTCAGCCTTCAGAAGGAACTGTATTGGTTAGTGGAATTGATGTAATTTCGAATCCTATAGATGCGCAAAAAAAAATAGGTTATTTGCCTGAACATAATCCGTTATATTTAGATATGTATGTGCGTGAATATTTACAGTTTCAAGCATCTTTACACAACGTAGAAAAGTCTAAAATTAATGAAACTATTGAAAAAGTAGGGTTAACGATTGAAGCACATAAGAAAATAAATCAATTATCTAAAGGATACCGTCAGCGTGTAGGTTTAGCTGCTGCTATTTTACACAACCCAGAAGTGTTAATTTTAGATGAACCTACTACAGGATTAGACCCAAATCAATTGGTTGACATCCGTGAATTAATAAAAGAGCTAGGAAAAGATAAAACAGTATTGTTATCTACACACATTATGCAAGAAGTAGAGGCTATGTGTGACAGAGTTATAATTATTAATAAAGGAGAAATAGTAATTAATAAACTTATTTCAGAACTTAAAACAGATAATGAACAAGTAATTAAAGTAACGTTTGATTATAAATTGGAAGAGCAGTTTATAAAACGTTTACCCAATATAATATCGTACAAAAACACTCTAGAAAATAATTGGATACTCGTTTTTAATTCAGTTGACGATATGCGTCCTGTAATTTTTGATTTTGCACAAGAAAACGGATTAAAAATTCTAGGGCTAAATACCGAAAACAAAAACTTAGAAAGTTTATTTAGAGAGTTAACTCAATAG
- a CDS encoding GNAT family N-acetyltransferase: MEFKEVNKLSPLFKEQVRLLWNREYPYVIAQKSNKDFNEYLGSLKNKNHLLVLEKNRVLGWCCDFIREGECWFAMILDTEIQGKGIGKRLIEKLKKRHNKLNGWVVIEESYVKENEQPYKSPIGFYKKLGFTVFEKEKLDSSILNAVKIQLKS; encoded by the coding sequence ATGGAATTTAAAGAAGTAAATAAATTATCTCCACTTTTTAAAGAACAGGTTAGGTTACTTTGGAATCGTGAATACCCCTATGTAATTGCACAGAAAAGTAATAAAGACTTCAATGAATATTTAGGATCGTTAAAGAATAAAAACCACCTTTTAGTCCTTGAAAAGAATCGAGTACTGGGTTGGTGTTGTGATTTTATTCGTGAAGGAGAATGTTGGTTTGCGATGATTTTAGATACAGAAATTCAAGGAAAAGGAATAGGAAAAAGATTAATTGAAAAGTTAAAAAAGAGGCATAATAAATTAAATGGTTGGGTAGTCATAGAGGAAAGTTATGTAAAAGAAAATGAGCAACCATATAAATCACCAATAGGCTTTTATAAGAAACTAGGATTCACCGTTTTTGAAAAAGAAAAGCTCGATTCATCAATATTAAATGCTGTGAAAATTCAGCTGAAATCATAA
- a CDS encoding dihydrofolate reductase — MITLIAAIAKNNALGKDNDLIWHLPADLKRFKKVTTGHPILMGRNTFESIGKPLPNRTSIIITRNNNYFIDGCLIANSIEQAIELTGGKDAFIIGGAQIYKDALEQNLVDRLDITVLHHEFEADAFFPEIDMGIWKEVAREDFKADDKNKYDYSFVSYERR, encoded by the coding sequence ATGATTACACTCATCGCTGCAATTGCAAAAAATAATGCGTTAGGAAAAGATAATGATTTAATTTGGCACCTACCTGCCGATTTAAAACGTTTTAAAAAAGTTACGACAGGACATCCTATTTTAATGGGGCGCAATACTTTTGAAAGTATTGGAAAACCTTTACCTAACCGTACATCCATAATCATCACTAGAAATAACAACTACTTTATTGATGGCTGTTTAATTGCCAACAGTATTGAGCAAGCCATAGAGTTAACGGGTGGAAAGGATGCATTTATTATAGGAGGAGCACAAATTTATAAGGATGCTCTAGAACAAAACTTAGTTGATAGGTTAGATATAACTGTTTTACATCACGAATTCGAAGCAGATGCTTTTTTCCCTGAAATAGATATGGGAATATGGAAAGAAGTAGCAAGGGAAGACTTTAAAGCTGACGATAAAAATAAATACGATTATAGCTTCGTTTCTTATGAAAGAAGGTAA